In Micromonospora sp. LH3U1, one genomic interval encodes:
- a CDS encoding energy-coupling factor transporter transmembrane component T family protein: MISIEPIAAPDAPLARRNPVAKVAAAMAFSFTLLATLDPVAPAIAIAIELAVLPLFGIGYRALARRAWPLLLSAAGILVTLVLFAADQSGRILLDAGPVLVSTGVLLTALGLVLRVFAVALPGVIVFATTDPTDLADALIQNVKAPARFAIGALAAFRLVPLLGQEWQMISMARRARGVDAGRNPVAKLRLFASTAFALLVGAIRRGTRLAVAMDARGFDAGTPRTVARRQRFGRADGLLIAGAVTLAAAALTTSVLLGTFRPLIS; encoded by the coding sequence ATGATCAGCATCGAGCCGATCGCGGCGCCCGACGCGCCATTGGCCCGCCGCAACCCGGTGGCGAAGGTCGCCGCCGCAATGGCCTTCTCGTTCACCCTGCTGGCCACCCTGGACCCGGTGGCCCCGGCGATCGCCATCGCAATCGAACTCGCCGTGCTGCCGCTGTTCGGCATCGGCTACCGGGCGTTGGCCCGCCGGGCCTGGCCACTGCTGCTCAGCGCCGCCGGCATCCTGGTCACCCTGGTGCTCTTCGCCGCCGACCAGTCCGGCCGGATCCTGCTGGACGCCGGACCGGTGCTGGTGAGCACCGGCGTGCTGCTCACCGCGCTCGGCCTGGTGCTGCGAGTGTTCGCGGTGGCCCTGCCCGGTGTGATCGTCTTCGCGACCACCGACCCCACCGATCTCGCCGACGCGTTGATCCAGAACGTGAAGGCACCGGCCCGGTTCGCCATCGGGGCACTGGCCGCGTTCCGGCTGGTGCCGCTGCTCGGTCAGGAGTGGCAGATGATCAGCATGGCCCGGCGCGCGCGGGGCGTCGACGCGGGACGCAACCCGGTGGCGAAGCTGCGACTGTTCGCCTCCACCGCATTCGCGCTGCTGGTCGGGGCCATCCGCCGGGGCACCCGCCTGGCCGTGGCGATGGACGCGCGCGGCTTCGACGCCGGTACGCCTCGCACCGTGGCCCGCCGCCAACGCTTCGGACGCGCCGACGGGCTGCTCATCGCCGGGGCTGTCACCCTGGCCGCCGCCGCCCTGACGACGAGCGTCCTCCTCGGGACCTTCCGCCCCCTGATCAGCTGA
- a CDS encoding ECF transporter S component produces the protein MKSTTDTNRWRTIDIVVASVIAVAFGVIFWAWGLVWSATEGAFAFFPPAQTLLYGVWLMPAVIGGLVIRKPGAALYCETVAAVLSALLGSQWAGTVIPQGIVQGIGAELAFAAFRYRSFRLPTAVLAGALTGLSAALFDFFIWNVDYALTDYRIPYALLTIVSATVIAGAGGWLLTKALANTGVLDRFPAGRDRALI, from the coding sequence ATGAAATCCACCACCGACACCAACCGTTGGCGGACCATCGACATCGTGGTCGCCTCGGTCATCGCGGTCGCCTTCGGCGTCATCTTCTGGGCGTGGGGCCTGGTCTGGAGCGCCACCGAGGGCGCGTTCGCCTTCTTCCCGCCGGCGCAGACGCTGCTCTACGGCGTCTGGCTGATGCCGGCCGTGATCGGCGGTCTGGTCATCCGCAAGCCGGGCGCCGCGCTCTACTGCGAGACGGTCGCCGCGGTCCTCTCCGCGCTGCTGGGCAGTCAGTGGGCCGGCACGGTGATCCCGCAGGGCATCGTGCAGGGCATCGGCGCCGAGCTGGCGTTCGCCGCCTTCCGGTACCGGTCGTTCCGCCTGCCGACCGCGGTGCTGGCCGGCGCGCTGACCGGTCTCAGTGCCGCGCTGTTCGACTTCTTCATCTGGAACGTCGACTACGCGCTGACCGACTACCGCATCCCGTACGCGCTGCTCACCATCGTCAGCGCCACCGTGATCGCCGGCGCGGGCGGCTGGCTGCTGACCAAGGCCCTGGCCAACACCGGCGTCCTGGACCGCTTCCCAGCAGGCCGCGACCGCGCACTGATCTGA
- a CDS encoding MTH1187 family thiamine-binding protein: protein MLIAFSVTPLGVGESVGDLVAEAVRVVRDSGLPNRTDAMFTTIEGEWDEVMAVVKRAVDVVAAQAPRVSVVLKADVRPGVTDALTAKVAHVEDRLAQG from the coding sequence ATGCTGATCGCGTTCTCGGTAACCCCGCTCGGTGTCGGTGAGTCCGTCGGTGACCTGGTCGCCGAGGCGGTACGGGTGGTCCGTGACTCGGGCCTGCCCAACCGCACCGATGCCATGTTCACCACCATCGAGGGCGAGTGGGACGAGGTGATGGCGGTCGTGAAGCGGGCGGTCGACGTGGTGGCCGCGCAGGCGCCCCGGGTGAGCGTGGTGCTCAAGGCTGACGTACGGCCGGGAGTGACCGATGCGCTCACCGCGAAGGTGGCTCATGTGGAGGATCGCCTGGCCCAGGGCTGA
- a CDS encoding ABC transporter ATP-binding protein translates to MGGVLLRGFGWRHAGRRAWAVRGVDLRIEAGERVLLLGPSGAGKSTLLSALAGLLPDDSGEQEGTVEIDGLDPRKGRERVGIVFQDPETQLVMARCGDDIAFGLENRGVPAAEIWPRVDESLHRVGFPYSRDRNTAALSGGEQQRLALAGALALRPGLLLLDEPTANLDPTGADLVRQAVTGALDADTTLILVEHRVAEALPLVDRVVVLEPGGGVRADGTPEAVFAAHGATLAAEGVWVPGHPIAPRPATSAPGERLLTADRLGLPPRLGSTNLAVRAGEVLAVRGPNGAGKSTLALLLGGLLRPGTGRVTASAELAGADHRTPPHRWRAPALARRIGSVFQDPEHQFVTSTVFDELALGPRRTGQPEAAVKETVAGLLERLRLARLAAANPYTLSGGEARRLSVATALATAPRLLICDEPTFGQDRRTWRELVDLFADLRDAGHGVVAVTHDADFVAALADRTVTLQRTVTGPDGNR, encoded by the coding sequence GTGGGCGGGGTACTGCTGCGGGGGTTCGGGTGGCGCCACGCTGGGCGGCGCGCCTGGGCGGTGCGGGGGGTTGATCTGCGGATTGAGGCTGGGGAACGGGTTCTGCTGCTCGGGCCTTCGGGCGCCGGCAAGAGCACCTTGCTCAGCGCCCTTGCCGGGCTGCTGCCGGATGACTCCGGCGAGCAGGAGGGCACCGTCGAGATCGACGGGCTCGACCCGCGCAAGGGGCGGGAACGGGTCGGCATCGTCTTCCAGGACCCGGAGACCCAGCTGGTGATGGCGCGCTGCGGCGACGACATCGCGTTCGGGCTGGAGAACCGGGGAGTACCAGCCGCCGAGATCTGGCCGCGGGTGGACGAGTCGCTGCATCGCGTCGGCTTCCCGTACTCCCGGGACCGCAACACCGCCGCGCTCTCCGGCGGCGAGCAGCAACGCCTCGCCCTGGCCGGCGCGCTGGCCCTGCGCCCCGGCCTGCTGCTGCTCGACGAGCCGACCGCCAACCTCGACCCGACCGGGGCCGACCTGGTCCGACAGGCGGTGACCGGCGCGCTGGACGCCGACACCACGCTGATCCTCGTCGAGCACCGGGTCGCCGAAGCACTGCCGCTGGTCGACCGGGTGGTCGTCCTGGAACCCGGCGGCGGGGTCCGCGCGGACGGCACACCCGAGGCGGTCTTCGCCGCGCACGGTGCCACTCTGGCCGCCGAGGGGGTCTGGGTGCCCGGTCACCCCATCGCACCCCGGCCGGCAACCTCCGCGCCCGGGGAGCGCCTGCTCACCGCCGACCGGCTCGGCCTGCCGCCGCGGCTGGGCTCCACAAACCTGGCGGTACGCGCCGGCGAGGTGCTCGCCGTACGCGGACCCAACGGTGCCGGCAAGTCCACCCTGGCGTTGCTGCTCGGTGGGCTGCTCCGGCCGGGCACCGGACGGGTCACGGCGTCCGCCGAACTGGCCGGCGCCGACCATCGCACTCCCCCGCACCGCTGGCGCGCCCCCGCGCTGGCCCGGAGGATCGGGTCGGTCTTCCAGGATCCGGAGCACCAGTTCGTCACCAGCACCGTCTTCGACGAGCTGGCGCTCGGCCCGCGCCGGACCGGTCAACCCGAGGCGGCCGTCAAGGAGACCGTGGCCGGGCTGCTGGAGCGGCTGCGACTGGCCCGGCTCGCCGCAGCCAACCCGTACACCCTCTCCGGTGGTGAGGCGCGGCGGCTGAGCGTGGCGACCGCCCTGGCCACCGCGCCCCGCCTGCTCATCTGCGATGAGCCCACCTTCGGCCAGGACCGACGGACCTGGCGGGAGCTGGTCGATCTCTTCGCCGACCTGCGCGACGCCGGCCACGGCGTGGTCGCGGTCACCCACGACGCGGACTTCGTCGCCGCGCTCGCCGACCGCACAGTCACCCTCCAGCGGACCGTGACCGGCCCGGACGGCAACCGATGA
- a CDS encoding alpha/beta fold hydrolase — translation MRVDARGFTFEVTVGGPPDGVPVLLLHGFPQHSGEWDDVVPALHAGGLRTYALDQRGYSPGARPAAVADYRIPELVADVVAVLDALGLDAVHLVGHDWGAIVAWAVAAGHAERLRTLTAVSVPHPAAMAHALATDGQQKARSSYIALFRKPDKAEKVLLAWHATALRKLLGGVGDASRVDRYAAPMREPGALTAALNWYRAMSRADLAAVGPVAVPTTYVWSDRDVAIGRTAAEACAAHVTGDYRFVQLPEVSHWIPDAAPGPLAEAILARAGATA, via the coding sequence ATGCGGGTTGACGCGCGAGGCTTCACGTTCGAGGTAACCGTGGGCGGTCCGCCGGACGGCGTGCCCGTCCTGCTGCTGCACGGTTTCCCCCAGCACAGCGGCGAGTGGGACGACGTGGTGCCGGCGCTGCACGCCGGCGGGCTGCGCACGTACGCGCTGGACCAGCGCGGTTACTCCCCGGGCGCCCGGCCGGCGGCGGTGGCCGACTACCGGATCCCCGAGCTGGTCGCCGACGTGGTGGCGGTGCTCGACGCTCTCGGGCTGGACGCCGTCCACCTGGTCGGCCACGACTGGGGCGCGATCGTGGCCTGGGCGGTCGCCGCGGGGCACGCCGAGCGGCTCCGGACGCTGACCGCGGTGTCCGTGCCGCATCCGGCGGCCATGGCGCACGCCCTGGCCACCGACGGCCAGCAGAAGGCCCGCTCGTCGTACATCGCGCTGTTCCGTAAGCCGGACAAGGCGGAGAAGGTGCTGCTCGCCTGGCACGCGACCGCGCTGCGCAAGCTGCTCGGCGGGGTGGGCGACGCGTCCCGGGTGGACCGCTACGCCGCCCCGATGCGCGAGCCGGGGGCGCTCACCGCCGCGCTGAACTGGTACCGGGCGATGTCCCGCGCCGACCTGGCCGCGGTGGGCCCGGTCGCGGTGCCCACCACGTACGTCTGGAGTGACCGGGACGTCGCGATCGGCCGGACCGCCGCCGAGGCGTGTGCGGCGCACGTCACCGGGGACTACCGCTTCGTGCAGTTGCCCGAGGTCAGTCACTGGATCCCGGACGCGGCACCGGGCCCGCTCGCCGAGGCGATCCTGGCCCGAGCCGGCGCGACGGCCTGA
- the recO gene encoding DNA repair protein RecO has product MAGYRRQLYRDDAVVLRVQKLGESDRIITLLTRRHGRLRAVARGIRRTTSKFGARLEPFGHVDLQLAGDPKGNHGSSLHTVSQVEAIDLHGKRFLGDYPRYTAASAIAETAERLTPVEREPSLRLFQLTVGALKALSRGEHATTLVLDAYLLRGMSLAGWAPALIACAVCGTPGRHRAFSVPAGGAVCPDCRPPGAAHPAPATIDLMSALTTGDWVVADATESGVRRECSGLVAAHLQWHLERALRSLPLVDRGPSAAGAASPPEGAGAVVLRPHGDVEAGADGASRE; this is encoded by the coding sequence ATGGCCGGGTATCGCCGACAGCTCTACCGCGACGACGCGGTGGTGCTGCGTGTGCAGAAGCTCGGCGAGTCCGACCGGATCATCACCCTGCTCACCCGCCGACACGGCCGGCTACGCGCGGTGGCCCGGGGGATCCGCCGCACCACCAGTAAGTTCGGCGCCCGGCTGGAGCCGTTCGGCCACGTCGACCTCCAGCTCGCCGGGGACCCGAAGGGCAACCACGGCAGCTCCCTGCACACCGTCAGCCAGGTCGAGGCCATCGACCTGCACGGCAAGCGGTTCCTGGGGGACTACCCGCGCTACACGGCGGCCAGTGCGATCGCCGAGACCGCCGAGCGGCTGACCCCGGTGGAACGGGAGCCGTCGCTGCGGCTGTTCCAGCTCACCGTGGGCGCGCTGAAGGCGCTGTCCCGGGGCGAACACGCCACCACCCTGGTGCTCGACGCGTACCTGCTGCGCGGGATGTCCCTCGCGGGCTGGGCGCCGGCGCTGATCGCCTGCGCGGTCTGCGGCACGCCCGGCCGGCACCGTGCGTTCTCCGTGCCGGCCGGCGGCGCGGTCTGTCCGGATTGTCGGCCGCCCGGCGCGGCCCATCCCGCGCCGGCCACCATCGACCTGATGTCCGCGCTGACCACCGGCGACTGGGTGGTCGCCGATGCCACCGAATCCGGCGTACGCCGGGAGTGCAGTGGACTGGTCGCGGCTCACCTGCAGTGGCATCTGGAGCGCGCGTTACGCTCGCTGCCGCTGGTCGACCGGGGTCCCTCGGCGGCCGGCGCGGCCTCGCCGCCGGAAGGCGCCGGGGCCGTGGTGCTCCGGCCACATGGCGACGTCGAGGCCGGGGCGGACGGCGCGAGCAGGGAGTGA
- a CDS encoding acyltransferase family protein, whose translation MRNRYLDLLRFLAIVRVVVYHVTGWATLTLVFPAMSVMFALAGSLMAASLTRSGPAAVGRRLRRLLPSLWVLAVVFVPAMLFSGLPVTPRLLLWLFPIADPPANYWGALALSIIWYLRDYLWFVLASPVAFWLFRRAPLPTLLAPYLLLVAIEVGIYQAPPPVLREFGLYFGAWTLGFAHHSGMLRRLSGRVLYPLALALAVGGGAWIVGHPGPRGYDLNDNHLGNALWSAAFILIVLGRAPSGLAWLGRSRLADRAVTVVNRRALTVYLWHMPFVVALTPLVDVVGWSHQDPVGLAIRVLLVFALVGLVTLAVGWVEDVAARRPPELIPGGPVRSTEQAGRSDTEQAGRSDTEQAGRSDTERPGRSGTEPVGEPTGVAVGRAVVPGQRMPEEVGTVSAG comes from the coding sequence ATGCGCAACAGGTATCTCGATCTGCTCCGTTTCCTGGCCATCGTCCGAGTGGTCGTCTACCACGTCACCGGGTGGGCGACCCTCACCCTCGTCTTCCCTGCCATGTCGGTGATGTTCGCGCTGGCCGGTTCGCTGATGGCCGCGTCACTGACCCGCTCCGGGCCGGCGGCGGTCGGGCGTCGGCTGCGTCGGCTGTTGCCGTCGTTGTGGGTGCTCGCGGTGGTCTTCGTGCCGGCCATGCTTTTCTCCGGGCTGCCGGTGACCCCCCGGTTGCTGCTGTGGTTGTTCCCGATAGCCGACCCGCCGGCCAACTACTGGGGTGCGCTGGCGCTGAGCATCATCTGGTACCTGCGCGACTACCTGTGGTTCGTGCTCGCCTCACCGGTCGCGTTCTGGCTGTTCCGGCGTGCCCCGCTACCCACTCTGCTCGCCCCGTACCTGCTGCTGGTGGCGATCGAGGTGGGGATCTACCAGGCACCCCCGCCGGTGCTGCGCGAGTTCGGGCTCTACTTCGGAGCGTGGACGCTCGGCTTCGCCCATCACTCAGGGATGCTGCGTCGACTCTCCGGCCGAGTGCTGTACCCGTTGGCGCTCGCACTCGCGGTGGGCGGCGGCGCCTGGATCGTCGGGCATCCCGGCCCGCGCGGGTACGACCTGAACGACAACCACCTGGGCAACGCCCTCTGGTCGGCCGCGTTCATCCTGATCGTGCTCGGTCGGGCGCCGTCCGGGCTGGCCTGGCTGGGCCGCAGCAGGTTGGCTGACCGGGCGGTGACCGTGGTCAACCGGCGGGCGCTCACCGTCTACCTCTGGCACATGCCGTTCGTGGTGGCGCTCACTCCGCTGGTCGACGTGGTGGGTTGGTCCCACCAGGACCCGGTGGGCCTGGCCATCCGGGTGTTGCTGGTCTTCGCACTGGTCGGGCTGGTCACCCTGGCCGTCGGCTGGGTCGAGGACGTCGCCGCCCGCCGCCCTCCGGAGTTGATCCCCGGCGGCCCGGTGCGGTCCACCGAGCAGGCCGGCCGGTCCGACACCGAGCAGGCCGGCCGGTCCGACACCGAGCAGGCCGGCCGGTCCGACACCGAGCGGCCCGGCCGTTCCGGTACGGAGCCGGTGGGCGAGCCGACCGGGGTCGCTGTCGGACGGGCGGTGGTGCCGGGGCAACGGATGCCCGAGGAGGTGGGCACCGTCAGCGCTGGCTGA
- a CDS encoding thioredoxin reductase, producing MRDLRYKMIMALSAADLGDPICEQVADICAEIAEQHCAEFGHTPQLRTGEIAELATGEPALTWAPSTPDAGQRAW from the coding sequence ATGCGGGATCTTCGGTACAAGATGATCATGGCGTTGAGCGCGGCTGATCTTGGCGATCCGATCTGCGAGCAGGTCGCCGACATCTGTGCCGAAATCGCCGAGCAGCACTGCGCCGAGTTCGGCCACACGCCGCAGCTTCGTACCGGTGAGATCGCCGAACTGGCCACCGGCGAGCCGGCCCTGACCTGGGCGCCGTCGACCCCCGACGCCGGGCAGCGTGCCTGGTGA
- the gndA gene encoding NADP-dependent phosphogluconate dehydrogenase, which translates to MAEQATAQIGVTGLAVMGRNVARNLARNGFTVAVHNRSPERTRSLIAEHGDEGTFLPGESMADFVASLERPRAVIVMVKAGAPTDAVIDELVPLLDEGDIIVDCGNAHFADTRRREEALRAQGLHFSGTGVSGGEEGALLGPSIMPGGSAESYAKLGPMFEKIAAHVDGVPCCMHVGPDGAGHFVKMVHNGIEYADMQLIAEAYDLLRAGLGAEPAEIAEIFRDWNNGELESFLIEITADVLAHTDAATGRPFVDIVQDRAEQKGTGRWTVQSALDLGIPITGIAEATFARSLSGHVDQREAARRAFPDAGEKWQVADREAFVEDVRRALLASKIVAYAQGFDHIRAGSQEYDWDIDLGGTATIWRGGCIIRARFLDRIREAYDEQPDLPTLLVAPYFAEAVGAGVPSWRRVVADATRAGVPTPAFSSSLAYFDALRAERLPAALIQGLRDNFGAHTYQRVDREGSFHTTWAANQTESPA; encoded by the coding sequence ATGGCTGAGCAGGCGACGGCGCAGATCGGCGTGACCGGGCTGGCGGTGATGGGACGCAATGTGGCCCGCAACCTGGCCCGCAACGGCTTCACAGTGGCGGTGCACAACCGTTCACCGGAGCGCACCCGCAGCCTGATCGCCGAGCATGGTGACGAAGGCACGTTTCTGCCCGGCGAGTCGATGGCCGATTTCGTGGCGTCACTGGAACGACCTCGCGCGGTCATTGTGATGGTCAAGGCCGGCGCGCCCACCGACGCGGTGATCGACGAGTTGGTGCCGCTGCTGGACGAGGGCGACATCATCGTCGACTGCGGTAACGCCCACTTCGCCGACACCCGTCGTCGGGAGGAGGCGCTGCGCGCGCAGGGGCTGCACTTCAGCGGCACCGGCGTCTCCGGTGGCGAGGAGGGCGCGCTGCTCGGGCCGAGCATCATGCCGGGCGGCTCCGCCGAGTCGTACGCCAAGCTCGGGCCGATGTTCGAGAAGATCGCCGCCCACGTGGACGGTGTGCCGTGCTGCATGCACGTCGGGCCGGACGGCGCCGGGCACTTCGTCAAGATGGTGCACAACGGCATCGAGTACGCCGACATGCAGCTCATCGCCGAGGCGTACGACCTGCTCCGGGCCGGCCTGGGCGCGGAGCCGGCGGAGATCGCGGAGATCTTCCGCGACTGGAACAACGGCGAGTTGGAGTCGTTCCTCATCGAGATCACCGCCGATGTGCTCGCGCACACCGACGCGGCGACCGGCCGACCGTTCGTGGACATCGTGCAGGACCGGGCCGAGCAGAAGGGCACCGGACGGTGGACGGTGCAGAGCGCCCTGGACCTTGGCATTCCGATCACCGGGATCGCCGAGGCAACCTTCGCCCGCTCGCTCTCCGGGCACGTCGACCAGCGGGAGGCGGCCCGCCGGGCGTTCCCGGACGCGGGTGAGAAGTGGCAGGTCGCCGACCGGGAGGCGTTCGTCGAGGACGTCCGCCGGGCGCTGCTCGCCTCCAAGATCGTCGCGTACGCGCAGGGCTTCGACCACATCCGCGCCGGCAGCCAGGAGTACGACTGGGACATCGACCTGGGCGGCACGGCGACGATCTGGCGGGGCGGCTGCATCATTCGGGCCCGCTTCCTCGACCGGATCCGCGAGGCGTACGACGAGCAGCCAGACCTGCCGACGCTGCTGGTGGCGCCGTACTTCGCCGAGGCGGTCGGCGCTGGCGTGCCAAGCTGGCGGCGGGTGGTGGCCGACGCGACCCGGGCCGGTGTGCCGACGCCCGCGTTCTCGTCGTCGCTGGCGTACTTCGACGCGCTGCGTGCCGAACGGCTGCCCGCCGCGCTGATCCAGGGTCTGCGGGACAACTTCGGCGCGCACACCTACCAGCGGGTGGACCGCGAAGGCTCCTTCCACACCACCTGGGCCGCCAACCAAACCGAATCCCCCGCCTAA
- a CDS encoding DUF4097 family beta strand repeat-containing protein produces MALHPTTHASRRRAAAPVALGLATTLILLAGCDNLAMRRLDYDDTEAVKITSIKVLPGAGDVIVRGSGAAGEARIKRVVRYQGGEPDARYEIKGSELVLDTDCGDRCSISYEVAVPEGVTLQGESGSGDVELSRVGAVELRLGSGDVRITNASGAVGVETGSGNIEVSEASGAVRLRAGSGDITARRLGGAVDAEAGSGNVTVELEKSASARAHASSGDVTLLVPAGSYRVRSNTGSGDARISVTDDPSATLVLDGSAGSGNVTISQR; encoded by the coding sequence ATGGCATTGCACCCCACCACTCACGCTTCCCGTCGTCGCGCCGCCGCGCCCGTCGCCCTGGGCCTAGCAACCACCCTCATCCTGCTCGCCGGGTGCGACAACCTGGCCATGCGCCGGCTCGACTACGACGACACCGAGGCCGTGAAGATCACCAGCATCAAGGTGCTGCCGGGTGCGGGGGACGTGATCGTCCGGGGCAGCGGCGCGGCCGGCGAGGCGCGCATCAAACGGGTGGTGCGCTACCAGGGCGGCGAACCCGACGCCCGGTACGAGATCAAGGGCAGTGAGCTGGTGCTGGACACCGACTGCGGCGACCGGTGCAGCATCTCCTACGAGGTGGCCGTGCCGGAGGGGGTGACACTCCAGGGCGAGTCCGGCTCCGGCGACGTCGAGCTGAGCCGGGTCGGCGCGGTGGAGCTGCGGCTGGGCTCCGGCGACGTACGGATCACCAACGCCTCCGGCGCGGTCGGTGTCGAGACCGGCTCCGGCAACATCGAGGTGAGCGAGGCCAGCGGAGCGGTCCGCCTGCGCGCCGGGTCCGGGGACATCACCGCACGCCGACTGGGCGGCGCGGTCGACGCCGAGGCCGGCTCGGGCAATGTCACCGTCGAACTGGAGAAGTCCGCCTCGGCCCGGGCACACGCCTCCAGCGGCGATGTCACGCTGCTCGTGCCGGCGGGCAGTTACCGGGTCCGGTCCAACACCGGCTCCGGCGACGCGCGGATCTCCGTCACCGACGACCCGTCCGCGACGCTGGTGCTCGACGGCTCGGCCGGCAGCGGCAACGTCACCATCAGCCAGCGCTGA
- a CDS encoding isoprenyl transferase: MIRSKKAGRREPTPPTPHPSGARPPALPTEAVPRHVAVVMDGNGRWAKDRGLPRTKGHEAGEHSLFDTIEGAIEMGIPYLSAYAFSTENWRRSPDEVRFLMGFNRDVIRRRRDQLVDLGVRVVWSGRPGRLWKSVISELQTAEEMSGDNSTLTLQFCVNYGGQAEIGDAAAAIARDVAAGRLDPAKVNEKTVAKYLYHPEIPEVDLFLRPSGEERISNFLLWQAAYAELVFLDTLWPDFDRRHLWYACELYAQRDRRFGGALPNPVAPVL; this comes from the coding sequence GTGATCCGATCGAAGAAGGCCGGCCGGCGCGAGCCGACGCCACCGACGCCACACCCGTCCGGCGCCCGGCCGCCGGCGCTGCCCACCGAGGCGGTGCCCAGGCACGTGGCGGTGGTGATGGACGGCAACGGTCGCTGGGCCAAGGACCGCGGGCTGCCTCGCACCAAGGGTCACGAGGCGGGGGAGCACAGCCTCTTCGACACCATCGAGGGTGCGATCGAGATGGGCATCCCGTACCTGTCGGCGTACGCGTTCTCCACCGAGAACTGGCGGCGCTCGCCCGACGAGGTCCGGTTCCTGATGGGGTTCAACCGGGACGTGATCCGTCGCCGCCGCGACCAGTTGGTCGACCTCGGCGTCCGGGTGGTCTGGTCGGGTCGGCCCGGGCGGTTGTGGAAGAGCGTCATCTCCGAGTTGCAGACCGCCGAGGAGATGTCCGGCGACAACTCGACGTTGACCCTGCAGTTCTGCGTCAACTACGGCGGGCAGGCCGAGATCGGTGACGCCGCCGCCGCCATCGCCCGCGACGTGGCGGCCGGCCGGTTGGATCCGGCGAAGGTCAATGAGAAGACCGTGGCGAAGTACCTCTACCACCCGGAGATCCCGGAGGTGGACCTGTTCCTGCGCCCCTCCGGGGAGGAGCGGATCTCCAACTTCCTGCTCTGGCAGGCCGCGTACGCCGAGTTGGTCTTCCTGGACACGCTCTGGCCCGACTTCGACCGCCGCCACCTCTGGTATGCGTGCGAGTTGTACGCGCAGCGGGACCGGCGCTTCGGCGGCGCGCTGCCCAACCCGGTCGCCCCGGTTCTCTGA
- a CDS encoding pirin family protein → MTAPAPAVDVRRAEDRFATRISWLDSKHSFSFSRHYDPANTHHGLLLVNNDDVVRPGAGFETHPHQDMEIITWVLRGSLVHQDSTGHSGVIYPGLAQRMSAGTGILHSEKNDAWRLDNQEPHTDPVHFVQMWVLPDEQGVDPGYEQLEIEDELLRGGLVPIASGMDRYDGASAIRIRNRYATLHAARLNPGDEVTIPDAPFVHLYVPNGTVTLEGSGPLATGDAARLTMTGGRRVTADEPAEILVWEMHATTT, encoded by the coding sequence GTGACCGCGCCCGCCCCCGCGGTCGACGTACGCCGCGCCGAGGACCGCTTCGCCACCCGGATCTCCTGGCTCGACTCCAAGCACTCGTTCTCGTTCTCCCGGCACTACGACCCGGCCAACACCCACCACGGTCTGCTGCTGGTCAACAACGATGACGTGGTGCGTCCGGGTGCCGGCTTCGAAACCCACCCGCACCAGGACATGGAGATCATCACCTGGGTGCTGCGCGGCTCCCTGGTGCACCAGGACTCCACCGGGCACTCCGGGGTGATCTACCCGGGCCTGGCCCAGCGGATGAGCGCCGGCACCGGCATCCTGCACTCGGAGAAGAACGACGCCTGGCGCCTCGACAATCAGGAGCCGCACACCGACCCGGTCCACTTCGTGCAGATGTGGGTGCTCCCCGACGAGCAGGGCGTCGACCCCGGTTACGAGCAGCTGGAGATCGAGGACGAACTGCTCCGCGGCGGCCTGGTGCCGATCGCCTCCGGGATGGACCGCTACGACGGCGCGTCCGCGATCCGGATCCGTAACCGGTACGCGACCCTGCACGCCGCCCGGCTCAACCCCGGCGACGAGGTCACCATCCCCGACGCGCCCTTCGTGCACCTGTACGTTCCCAACGGCACGGTAACCCTGGAAGGCAGCGGCCCGCTCGCCACCGGCGACGCGGCCCGGCTCACCATGACCGGCGGCCGACGGGTCACCGCCGACGAACCGGCCGAGATCCTCGTCTGGGAAATGCACGCCACCACCACCTGA